The Clostridium bornimense genome includes a region encoding these proteins:
- a CDS encoding C-GCAxxG-C-C family protein → MTHIDKAKELFEQKYHCSQAVLAAFAEELGLTEKQALKLGGCFGGGMCKGEVCGACTGALMALGLKHGQCEIEDLDSRLKTNDVTVKFLELFREENGSYICKELLGCDLATPEGKEYAKEHNLFTDFCPHMVVSAVKIAEQLLEE, encoded by the coding sequence ATGACACATATTGATAAAGCTAAAGAACTGTTTGAACAAAAGTATCATTGTTCACAAGCTGTACTTGCTGCTTTTGCAGAAGAATTAGGATTGACTGAAAAACAAGCACTCAAATTAGGTGGTTGTTTTGGAGGTGGAATGTGTAAAGGCGAAGTGTGTGGTGCTTGTACAGGTGCATTAATGGCATTAGGATTGAAACATGGTCAATGTGAAATTGAAGATTTAGATAGCAGATTAAAAACTAATGATGTTACAGTAAAGTTTCTAGAATTATTTCGTGAGGAAAATGGTTCATATATATGTAAAGAATTATTGGGATGTGACTTAGCAACTCCAGAGGGTAAAGAATACGCTAAAGAACATAATTTGTTTACTGATTTTTGCCCGCACATGGTAGTTTCTGCTGTGAAAATAGCAGAACAACTTTTGGAGGAATAA